From the genome of Heterodontus francisci isolate sHetFra1 unplaced genomic scaffold, sHetFra1.hap1 HAP1_SCAFFOLD_410, whole genome shotgun sequence, one region includes:
- the LOC137359975 gene encoding putative leucine-rich repeat-containing protein DDB_G0290503 encodes MSVKRFQATQLEPQLTSQQHVSKCFDVMVLSQVNWEMFLLPTTTSVAILGELVHQTARVKVIKRNQSNADKKSQFRIPESFWSCLMEVCTGTVNSFQETRNNLDQIQMYCELLTKQVKNVGEGLVQNKDFPKLQENIQKCAADCTNKAETVVKELSSLSELFSELLENCEASQIASQDKLGEVRKILEETQQRNESIEKEKRDLENEWIEVSQKREALNNEYADVSSSTLIDQFCVEELEQLKNLLPKIVDLFSNVTNPVNLAVELGKGLMFLVRLVSELSSKESSESNAEVSNLLKTVREQAELKIKEVQDKLQESQNNYNECLQKMKCLGDESEKLLREMTDNQAQEKDISTSMELMVKGLGALGSIKSNWSQMLNFILMIPRITEDCQKIFERLGAGNDGATQGIPGMLSNGQFQVSQAVRIMSLIGDMIKTYVEIYDNYLKDPLRDMGRLLSEQGTERKFKQIQKKCLKARAEIQRRITENQEVFNKNGSEVIGKLTNLMDPRK; translated from the coding sequence ATGTCGGTGAAGCGGTTCCAGGCTACACAGCTCGAGCCCCAGCTCACCAGCCAGCAGCATGTTTCGAAATGCTTTGATGTGATGGTTCTGTCCCAGGTTAACTGGGAGATGTTTCTGCTGCCGACAACTACATCTGTCGCTATTTTAGGTGAACTGGTGCATCAGACTGCCAGGGTGAAAGTCATCAAACGAAACCAGAGCAATGCAGACAAGAAATCCCAGTTTAGAATTCCAGAGTCATTCTGGAGTTGCCTGATGGAGGTTTGCACTGGAACTGTAAACTCGTTTCAAGAGACCCGCAATAATCTGGACCAAATCCAGATGTATTGTGAGCTCCTTACTAAACAAGTGAAGAATGTGGGTGAAGGGTTAGTTCAGAACAAAGACTTTCCCAAGCTGCAGGAGAACATTCAGAAATGTGCAGCTGACTGCACGAATAAGGCTGAAACTGTGGTAAAGGAGCTCTCCTCTCTCAGTGAACTATTCAGTGAGCTGCTGGAGAACTGTGAAGCTTCCCAGATTGCCAGTCAGGATAAACTGGGAGAAGTCAGGAAAATCCTGGAGGAAACTCAACAAAGGAATGAGTCAATAGAGAAAGAGAAGAGGGATTTAGAGAATGAATGGATTGAGGTTTCCCAGAAACGTGAGGCACTGAACAATGAATATGCTGATGTGAGTTCGAGTACCCTCATTGACCAGTTCTGTGTGGAGGAACTTGAGCAGTTGAAGAATCTGCTCCCAAAGATTGTTGATCTTTTCAGCAATGTGACCAATCCAGTGAATCTCGCAGTGGAGCTGGGGAAAGGGTTAATGTTTCTCGTCCGCCTGGTGTCTGAACTCAGCAGCAAAGAATCCTCTGAATCTAACGCTGAAGTCAGCAACCTCCTCAAGACGGTGAGAGAACAAGCAGAACTGAAGATCAAGGAAGTCCAAGACAAGTTGCAGGAGTCGCAAAATAACTACAATGAATGTCTGCAAAAGATGAAATGTTTGGGTGATGAGAGTGAGAAGTTATTGAGAGAGATGACGGACAATCAGGCACAGGAGAAGGACATCAGTACAAGTATGGAGCTGATGGTAAAAGGACTGGGGGCACTTGGGAGCATCAAGtccaactggtcacagatgcttaaCTTCATTCTAATGATACCCAGGATAACTGAAGATTGCCAGAAGATATTTGAGAGGCTTGGTGCTGGGAATGATGGAGCCACACAGGGAATTCCAGGTATGTTGTCCAATGGTCAGTTCCAAGTATCCCAGGCAGTCAGAATCATGAGCCTGATTGGTGATATGATAAAAACCTATGTGGAGATTTATGACAATTACCTTAAAGATCCACTGAGAGACATGGGCCGACTGCTGAGTGAGCAGGGGACTGAACGCAAGTTTAAACAGATCCAGAAGAAATGTCTTAAAGCAAGAGCTGAAATACAACGCAGGATCACTGAGAATCAGGAAGTGTTTAACAAGAATGGAAGTGAAGTCATTGGGAAACTCACAAATCTGATGGACCCCAGGAAGTGA